A genomic region of Gemmata massiliana contains the following coding sequences:
- a CDS encoding YegP family protein encodes MSRVLSAATIVAGLLCFVGPAPAQDAKMKFELYKGKDEQFRWRLKAANGAILATAGQGYKAAADARHGIELVQKAGTNDKEKFEVYEDEKKEHRWRLKAVNGQVVATSSEGYKAKADAEKVIAAIKAGASKAGVVEVKE; translated from the coding sequence ATGTCCCGTGTCCTGTCTGCCGCCACAATCGTCGCCGGACTGTTGTGCTTCGTCGGCCCGGCACCCGCGCAAGACGCGAAGATGAAGTTCGAGCTGTACAAGGGGAAGGACGAGCAGTTCCGGTGGCGCCTCAAGGCCGCGAACGGAGCGATCCTGGCGACCGCGGGCCAGGGGTATAAGGCCGCGGCCGACGCCCGGCACGGGATCGAGCTGGTTCAGAAGGCGGGTACCAACGATAAGGAGAAGTTCGAGGTGTACGAGGACGAAAAGAAGGAGCACCGCTGGCGGCTGAAAGCGGTGAACGGTCAGGTCGTGGCGACGTCTAGCGAGGGGTACAAGGCCAAGGCCGACGCCGAGAAAGTGATCGCCGCGATCAAGGCCGGTGCGTCCAAGGCGGGAGTCGTCGAAGTGAAGGAATGA
- a CDS encoding type II toxin-antitoxin system PemK/MazF family toxin — MVTDAGQLVLKISRGDVFWVAAEVEGTKQSAPHPHVVVQDDVFNHSRVATVIVCALTTNLNRASEPGNVLLDPGEGNLPKQSVVVVPRVSSVRKDRLGERIGTLSADRVEQILTGLRFLQETYFGGS, encoded by the coding sequence ATGGTGACGGACGCGGGACAACTGGTACTGAAGATCAGCCGCGGGGACGTGTTCTGGGTCGCGGCCGAAGTTGAGGGTACAAAGCAGAGCGCTCCACACCCGCACGTGGTGGTCCAGGACGACGTGTTCAACCACTCCCGCGTCGCCACCGTGATCGTGTGCGCGCTGACGACCAACTTGAACCGGGCGAGCGAGCCGGGAAACGTGCTGCTCGATCCGGGCGAGGGCAACCTGCCGAAGCAGAGCGTAGTGGTCGTGCCCCGGGTCTCTTCTGTCCGGAAGGACCGGTTGGGCGAGCGGATCGGAACGCTGTCCGCCGATCGAGTGGAGCAGATCCTGACCGGGTTACGGTTCCTGCAGGAGACCTACTTCGGCGGAAGTTGA
- a CDS encoding plasmid stabilization protein, with protein sequence MPRGDKSKYTDKQKRKAEHIAEGYEERGMPEERAEAIAWATVNKEDGGGNKSGSGRGVPDTKVSAKRGGKLGGKASAARPAAAKSASAKKAAATRKRRAATAK encoded by the coding sequence ATGCCACGCGGCGATAAGAGCAAGTACACGGACAAGCAGAAGCGGAAAGCCGAGCACATCGCAGAAGGGTACGAGGAGCGCGGGATGCCGGAGGAGCGGGCCGAGGCGATTGCTTGGGCGACGGTGAATAAGGAAGATGGGGGCGGGAACAAATCGGGCAGCGGGCGTGGGGTGCCGGACACGAAGGTGTCGGCGAAGCGGGGTGGGAAACTGGGAGGGAAGGCCTCGGCAGCCCGACCAGCCGCCGCTAAATCGGCCTCGGCGAAGAAGGCGGCCGCAACGAGGAAGCGACGCGCGGCCACAGCTAAATAG
- a CDS encoding RNA polymerase sigma factor, producing MFNPFAEVVDESDDLALIESARGGGLDSLEKLILRHQAWVYNIAVRMVFHPQDAEEVTQEVLIKAVTHLSTFRGGSTFRTWLYRIAANHVMNMKRRGAELQPHTFAEYGAAVEGVPDMDLPDPNTVPVDVPLLVEEAKLTCTTGMLLCLDRRQRLVFTLGEVLGVSDTVGGEVLEMLADNFRQSLARARRDLYQFMHDRCGLVNADNPCRCPKKTKGFISAGHVDPDRLLFASRHALQVRTAAHDTVREIENTLDRQYADVFRDHPFHQSPDQVAWLRRLLDQPAVRTTLRLS from the coding sequence ATGTTCAACCCGTTCGCGGAGGTCGTCGACGAGTCCGATGACCTCGCCCTGATCGAGTCGGCACGCGGCGGCGGCCTCGATTCCCTGGAGAAGCTGATCCTGCGCCACCAGGCGTGGGTGTACAACATCGCCGTCCGCATGGTGTTCCACCCGCAGGACGCTGAAGAGGTGACGCAGGAAGTGCTCATCAAGGCCGTCACCCACCTGAGCACGTTTCGCGGGGGCAGTACGTTCCGCACGTGGCTTTACCGGATCGCCGCCAACCACGTCATGAACATGAAGCGCCGTGGAGCAGAACTCCAGCCGCACACGTTCGCGGAGTACGGTGCCGCGGTGGAAGGCGTCCCTGACATGGACCTGCCCGACCCGAACACCGTCCCGGTGGACGTGCCGCTCCTGGTCGAGGAGGCTAAGCTCACCTGCACGACCGGGATGCTGCTCTGCCTGGACCGCCGACAGCGGCTGGTGTTCACGCTCGGCGAGGTTCTGGGCGTCAGCGACACCGTCGGGGGCGAAGTCCTCGAGATGTTGGCCGACAACTTCCGGCAGAGCCTCGCGCGCGCCCGCCGTGACCTGTACCAGTTCATGCACGACCGGTGCGGCTTGGTGAACGCGGACAACCCGTGCCGGTGCCCCAAGAAGACCAAGGGGTTCATCTCCGCCGGCCACGTCGACCCGGACCGGCTGCTGTTCGCCTCGCGGCACGCCCTGCAGGTCCGGACCGCCGCCCACGATACGGTCCGTGAGATCGAGAACACCCTCGACCGCCAATACGCGGACGTCTTCCGCGACCACCCGTTCCACCAGTCGCCCGACCAGGTCGCTTGGCTGCGCCGCCTCCTGGACCAGCCCGCCGTCCGCACGACTCTGCGCCTCTCCTAA
- a CDS encoding SDR family NAD(P)-dependent oxidoreductase, which translates to MPKLQDKVALVTGASKGIGAGIARELAACGAAVAVNYASDRAGAEAVVSAITASGGRAVALPGNVSRADDVARLLAETVRTLGALDILVNNAGVYAPTPLEAVTEDEFHRQIDTNVLGPLLVMRESLKHFGPAGGSAINVGSGASRMCPPGYAVYTASKAALDALTGVLAKELAARRIRVNSVNPGATLSEGARTAGLYGVDSAFEKQLVAMTPLGRVGTPADIAKVVAFLASDDAGWLTGEIILASGGLR; encoded by the coding sequence ATGCCGAAACTGCAAGACAAAGTGGCCCTGGTGACCGGGGCGTCGAAGGGGATCGGGGCCGGGATCGCCCGGGAACTCGCCGCGTGTGGCGCGGCGGTCGCGGTGAACTACGCGTCCGACCGGGCCGGTGCGGAGGCGGTCGTCAGCGCAATCACGGCGTCCGGCGGCCGGGCCGTCGCACTTCCCGGCAACGTGTCGAGGGCGGACGATGTGGCCCGGCTCCTCGCCGAGACCGTCCGCACACTGGGAGCGCTCGACATCCTGGTGAACAACGCCGGGGTGTACGCGCCGACGCCACTGGAAGCCGTAACCGAGGACGAGTTCCACCGGCAGATCGACACGAACGTGCTCGGGCCGCTGCTGGTCATGCGGGAATCGCTGAAGCACTTCGGGCCGGCGGGCGGGAGCGCGATCAATGTTGGATCCGGGGCGTCCCGGATGTGCCCGCCCGGGTACGCGGTCTACACAGCCAGCAAGGCGGCCCTGGACGCACTCACCGGTGTGCTGGCCAAGGAGCTGGCGGCCCGCCGCATCCGGGTGAACTCCGTGAACCCCGGGGCCACGCTGAGCGAGGGCGCACGGACGGCGGGGCTCTACGGGGTGGACAGCGCGTTCGAGAAGCAATTGGTCGCCATGACGCCGCTCGGCCGCGTCGGCACACCGGCCGACATCGCCAAAGTCGTTGCATTCCTCGCGTCGGATGATGCCGGCTGGCTCACCGGCGAGATCATCCTCGCCTCGGGCGGGCTGCGGTAA